The following nucleotide sequence is from Drosophila kikkawai strain 14028-0561.14 chromosome 2L, DkikHiC1v2, whole genome shotgun sequence.
CCAGCAGAGTCCGCTGAAAACGATGGACACATCGGACAATGAGGACAACAATAACACCAAGGAGGatgtggcggcggcagcggcctTGGGGCAACTGGCGGCCAAGGTGGAGCGACGATCACCGGCTAGCGGTGGTCCCGGTTCAGGACCTGGCGGCGGAGGTAGTGTGattggaggaggaggtggtggttCCAGCAGTCGAGAGGCCAACGATCAGCCCAGCGATCCTTTGCGCTCCGAAAGGACTCTCAGCGAAGCTGGTAGCAGCCCCATACCGAACACCAACATGCACGAGGCGCACAAGAATCACCTGCTTAACAGTCCCGCCGGTCCCGGAAGAGCAGCCACGCCAAGGCAAGCGCACGAGCAGCTGCATCATCATCCACACACGCACcacctccagcagcagcagcagcagcaacagcagcaacatgtcACGCAGCAGCTCCATGCCCATGGCCACGATGAGCTGGACATCAAGCAGGAGCTGGTGGACTATTTTCATGGCCAGGCAACTGGCGTAGCCCCGCCACCGCCACCCGAATCCCATCGCTCGTACAGTTCGGCGGGCGAGGAGAGCCGCCTGCAGCTGGTGGATATGGCCCAGGACCTGAGGGTGGCCCAGGCCAAGGCCAACTTTGGTTCCTTTGTCCTGCCGCCGCAGAATAGCGGCGATGCCAGTCAAACACCCGCCGTTGTTATGCCGTTGAATATGCGTAAACTAACCAATGCCTCCAgtgcggctgcggcggcgggTCATATGCTAATGAGCTCCCTGCTCGGCTCCAGGGAGAGCATGTCCGATGGCGAGGAACCGGATCCGGATAATGATGAGGCCACGGAATCGGCCGCCAGTCCGGGGCATATCAAGAGCAGTGTTTCCGCCCAAGCGGCCGTGGCCGCCTCCGCCTTCTATGCCGAGTCCCTAAATCGGGACGACTGCGACTTTATAGGATCGAATGTGTCCCTCAAGCTGCGGACCATGGATCGCACACAGCGTATCATTGCCGAGAAGCTGATCAGCGAGGTGCTCTACTACGGGCAATTCAATGAGCTGGAACGCTCGGCCAGGATCCAGCCCAAGTGACAGTGGCGCCTCAAAAAgtggacgacgacgactacaTCGGGTGCGGGAATGGCAATGGGAATGAGAATGGGTATGGGAACAGGACTTGGCTTGGGCTTCGGTGTGGGTTTAAGCAAAATCCGGCTGGCCGCACAGCATGGCAAATGAAGGCGACGCAATTCCATTTGAAAATAGTcaatacacagagagaaaaaaagagaacagaaaccaatacagaaaaaaaaaacacagagtacaacttatttttagtttttttggcCAGGAATCCACCGGGGTCACCATTTTGTACAAAGCTTGGCAGAAAAAGGGGAGGCAGTGTTACTTAGGCGGAGAAATGGGGAGGAGTAGAAGATGGAGAAAGGTTGGAGAAATGGTACTTACAAACATATATGAGAGAGCTGGAGAAAGGAGGAGAGAGATGACTAGATGTGACTTGAaagaatttgaaataaaaacaggAATGCTTAAGAACTTGTTTGAGAacttaaatctattttaaaagcccctaaaagtaggcaataaaaacgaaatttgCTTTTCTAAAGTATAGCAtgctttttgatttaaaatcttatttgaaaaaaagaaacagattttaaagctttttttcACCAAGATTCAATTCTCGAATAAAAGCAACTATAAGTACAGAGAATTGTATCTTCCAGTTCAAAGAATTCTTTTGGATTAACTTATACTTTCTTCCATCTCAGCATCTCTCTcccaatatataaaatattcaagaagcaacaacaagaacataAACCAAAGTTACTTTCTATTCTGCATAAACAAACAGAGTTTCGTTTTTGTCCACAACTTCAATATTAAAGTACATTAAAATACatagatacatagatacataGATAGGGTTAGACTGGGTCTGGGTCCTGAGACATCTAACTAGCAGAATCTCAGTAttacttatataaaaaatacacacaatACGTACTACTACCGAGAAATAGAACAATAGAGAGCAAAGCATTTGCCATGTTTTAGATAGATTCTAATTAGAAGATTCGTTTTATTGGGGGTAGAGATCGATCGTCCACTTCTAGGCGTTATCTGATTGCTGATTGTTCCAgctctatataaatatatatatatatatagacctCGCTcctatacaaaatatataataaaatagagagaaaaaaaaacactattGTAAAGACAAGGAAAAAGCGGCTGCTAAAAAGTCAAGCTCCAAAAATGTTGGGCATTACTGTAAACTCGAAGTTCCCCTAGAAAGATAAATGGGAGTTGCGGGGGAAAGGCAATTGTGCAAAACCTAtatgttttctatatatatatgtaaaaatggatacaaatatatatatatatatcattgtACCTTATTTTGAAACAGAAATGTTTTCTTAGTCACTTAAGTCTGGTCGTCGAAAAGTCCAACCAAATCCAAACCCAACAACAACTgaaaccaaccaaccaacaaagcaaaaacaaaacaaagcaaagcaaatattatacaaaatactGATACTGTCGTCACTAGTTCgttaaagaaacaaaaaacaaaaaaccaactaCAACAAAAGCTAAAACAAAacattgtatattttttgtgtttactttttatttaggTCCTAATGATGATTTTTGCATAATATTTAAgtagcttttatttttataaatatatgcaaagcaaagcagagcaaaaaaaaaacacagaaatattgaattaatttatattgaatatatatatacatatataaatatatatgtaataaaaaatatgggCAAATTAGTTAGTCACATaaaacgagagagagaggagagacaGCTCGGCTTTTTGCTGTTGGCTGCTGCGTTTTTTAGCCGTTAGTTTTTACCTTTTAGCctagaaaaaatacaaaacaaacaacaacaaaatgtcCAAAAACCGAAACACAATAGTCAAGtgtaaagaaatatatatatatttaa
It contains:
- the LOC108072567 gene encoding neurogenic protein mastermind isoform X1 — encoded protein: MNFNPASVVAAAAAAAHQHPTAHHHHHHHPYLSHHQPLQPLQQHHSQQQQQQQQQSQPQQQLLIPLPGGAGAGSIPAGGGSGGGDTSPKIMEWTNDDALELIEQYRCHTELWNRADPKYKDKLCRFRAWSEIAERFGCSKAEVERKMNVLLTQYRREKHKMFVKIYQGIQPNPSKWYAFKRFDFMEAGGGSLSASGGGVSGVNTSGGSNLVPNPVSSSAAAAAHNGLNGLAAAAVAAAAYESGTIAAAGNGGAPGVGGGGGSGSQPAMQHRRIKTKEMKYFGTMGLNIPMLIASSQTLDSWNTAGQYSPPISGSGGGGSDRGGSGPPPQQLRVPLPMSYHGVGGGGGGGGGGGSSSSDFQQSPLKTMDTSDNEDNNNTKEDVAAAAALGQLAAKVERRSPASGGPGSGPGGGGSVIGGGGGGSSSREANDQPSDPLRSERTLSEAGSSPIPNTNMHEAHKNHLLNSPAGPGRAATPRQAHEQLHHHPHTHHLQQQQQQQQQQHVTQQLHAHGHDELDIKQELVDYFHGQATGVAPPPPPESHRSYSSAGEESRLQLVDMAQDLRVAQAKANFGSFVLPPQNSGDASQTPAVVMPLNMRKLTNASSAAAAAGHMLMSSLLGSRESMSDGEEPDPDNDEATESAASPGHIKSSVSAQAAVAASAFYAESLNRDDCDFIGSNVSLKLRTMDRTQRIIAEKLISEVLYYGQFNELERSARIQPK
- the LOC108072567 gene encoding protein hunchback isoform X2; the encoded protein is MHYNNNSNSLRSPGIHRRIPVEQTALTNTSNMGLNIPMLIASSQTLDSWNTAGQYSPPISGSGGGGSDRGGSGPPPQQLRVPLPMSYHGVGGGGGGGGGGGSSSSDFQQSPLKTMDTSDNEDNNNTKEDVAAAAALGQLAAKVERRSPASGGPGSGPGGGGSVIGGGGGGSSSREANDQPSDPLRSERTLSEAGSSPIPNTNMHEAHKNHLLNSPAGPGRAATPRQAHEQLHHHPHTHHLQQQQQQQQQQHVTQQLHAHGHDELDIKQELVDYFHGQATGVAPPPPPESHRSYSSAGEESRLQLVDMAQDLRVAQAKANFGSFVLPPQNSGDASQTPAVVMPLNMRKLTNASSAAAAAGHMLMSSLLGSRESMSDGEEPDPDNDEATESAASPGHIKSSVSAQAAVAASAFYAESLNRDDCDFIGSNVSLKLRTMDRTQRIIAEKLISEVLYYGQFNELERSARIQPK